In Zobellia roscoffensis, the following are encoded in one genomic region:
- a CDS encoding RagB/SusD family nutrient uptake outer membrane protein, producing MKNILKNITLFTLFSSIAACSLVEPVDENLLGEERLNFDPAFAEGVLLNAYENMVDQFAFTDVATDDAVHNYLSGYRRMATGEWNAQNAFTSRWWQYEHVLYANKFITLIDEVVWKRDEETNALFKERLYGEAVALRALRHFWILQEHGGRGQSGQLLGIPYITEFYEFDADFNTPRLGFEETVTQIIADFDEALEYLPMDYDGDLAKRPSRYNDSDDDKYQFVFGKDQDARINGRIIKAFKAKLYLLAASPAYMNGQGGYYQDAADILAELLNDIGGIGGLDPTGHYNFYEFPIGTRNFPEVLWRGNASAGMTWVESQHFPPSLNGSGQLNPSQNLVEAFPMLDGFPFSESHPDYNATNPFENRDTRLQRYILYNGNDLNGRVININSAGVDGIDQVSQRSTRSGHYLKKLLDQKINISADGSISASEKFNVYVRYTDLFLMLAEAANELGGPDQMVGGMSARNILAAIRARAGIGLENSDAYLSSIASQEDMRNLIRNERRLELCFEGHRLYDLRRWNIFDETPDAIGLQFNGGEYNEFSVEPRLYNANANYAPIPQNEVVRFNLIEQNEGW from the coding sequence ATGAAGAATATACTTAAAAATATAACCCTTTTCACGTTGTTTTCATCTATTGCGGCGTGTAGTTTGGTGGAACCTGTAGATGAAAATTTGTTAGGAGAGGAGCGTCTTAATTTTGACCCTGCTTTTGCAGAGGGGGTATTGCTCAATGCGTACGAGAATATGGTAGACCAGTTCGCTTTTACAGATGTAGCTACAGATGACGCCGTTCATAATTATTTAAGTGGTTATAGAAGAATGGCCACCGGTGAATGGAACGCCCAAAATGCTTTTACAAGCAGATGGTGGCAGTATGAACACGTGCTGTATGCCAATAAGTTTATAACATTAATAGATGAGGTAGTTTGGAAACGGGATGAAGAGACCAATGCACTTTTTAAAGAGCGATTATATGGCGAAGCAGTAGCATTGAGAGCGCTTAGACATTTTTGGATTTTACAGGAACACGGTGGGCGTGGCCAATCGGGCCAGCTTTTGGGAATCCCGTATATCACGGAATTTTATGAGTTTGATGCTGATTTCAACACCCCTAGATTAGGTTTTGAAGAAACGGTAACCCAGATTATTGCAGATTTTGATGAGGCTCTAGAATATTTACCAATGGATTATGATGGTGACTTGGCAAAGAGACCATCAAGATATAATGATTCCGATGACGACAAATATCAATTTGTATTCGGAAAAGACCAAGATGCGCGAATAAACGGTAGAATTATTAAAGCTTTTAAGGCAAAGTTGTATTTGTTGGCAGCAAGTCCGGCCTACATGAACGGACAGGGTGGATATTACCAAGATGCCGCAGATATTCTTGCTGAACTTTTGAACGATATTGGGGGAATAGGAGGTCTTGACCCTACGGGGCATTACAATTTTTATGAATTTCCAATTGGTACAAGAAATTTCCCTGAAGTATTGTGGCGAGGTAACGCTTCCGCTGGTATGACGTGGGTAGAAAGTCAACATTTCCCCCCTTCTTTAAACGGGAGTGGCCAACTAAATCCGTCTCAGAATTTAGTGGAAGCTTTTCCTATGTTAGACGGATTCCCATTTTCCGAATCACATCCTGATTACAATGCGACCAATCCTTTTGAAAATAGAGATACTAGACTACAGAGGTATATATTGTATAACGGTAATGATTTGAACGGAAGAGTAATAAATATTAATAGCGCAGGTGTTGACGGTATTGATCAGGTTTCTCAACGATCCACACGCTCAGGACACTATTTAAAAAAATTGCTTGACCAAAAAATCAATATTAGTGCAGATGGTAGTATTTCCGCTTCCGAAAAATTTAACGTTTATGTACGGTATACAGATTTATTTTTGATGCTTGCCGAAGCGGCCAATGAATTGGGTGGTCCTGATCAAATGGTAGGGGGAATGTCTGCAAGGAATATTTTGGCAGCCATTAGAGCACGAGCGGGTATCGGTCTTGAAAATTCAGATGCTTATTTAAGCAGTATAGCTTCCCAAGAAGACATGAGAAACTTAATTCGTAATGAACGTAGATTAGAACTTTGTTTTGAAGGACATCGTTTATATGACTTAAGAAGATGGAATATTTTTGATGAAACTCCAGATGCAATAGGCTTGCAGTTTAACGGCGGGGAGTATAATGAGTTTTCAGTAGAGCCAAGGCTGTACAATGCAAATGCCAATTATGCGCCAATACCTCAGAACGAGGTGGTAAGATTCAACCTTATTGAGCAGAACGAAGGCTGGTAG
- a CDS encoding SusC/RagA family TonB-linked outer membrane protein, giving the protein MIQLNILTKLLLGGCLCMLCCLSVTAQTIDSTSTVVLENQPDELESNLQEEVHLGFQTTTKHDIIGSSSTVKPGDFLKFDTTQWVRDALGGRLTGLRGGSSIRGLGEALIVVDGIPGRSIDLLNMEEIEEITILKDANVSALYGAMARNGVIVVTTKRGSTETQFNISASTGVRLPISMPNYLNSADYMEYFNEARANDGLGEIYSTEQIQNHRSGINPYRYPNVDFYNDGNFNPLTPYSNVTADFSGGSDNTKFYINLGFKSDGSFQSVSEENDKGAKRFNVRGNIDFKVNDWIKSSLDVVAIIDKKKSSRSSIYTLGSIIRPNLYSPLLPISEIDYSENPELRGVVDAANQYDGFLLGGTQVYNGGAIAEIYAGGYQTNMTRMSQVNNAIDFDLSAITEGLSAKSYVSFDFYNVYNLSVQNEYAVYEPTWNDDNKIIDLVNVRDNDLKDQVENVNTDVFAIRYGFYGLLNYEKQLNEDHAIDASLIGFANNTYVRDEKQSAKNSHVALSLNYDYKKKIYANFSGAYVNSVKLADGNRAKLAPTVGLAYVLTEEPSLKDSSWLNYFKLRTSMGVVYSDLGIQDYFLYDAIYQQDGGGYSWGDTNGAGYNNASTKILRGQNPNLDFEKRTDYTLGFEALLFNKMWLEGNVFQSIIGEQVIRASTLYPDYYNSFRPYSNFNKDQYSGFEVGMNYRTKTENSTFDIGARALYTTSKRTIVDEVYEDEYQNRKGTPVDAIWGLESLGLFGVDEFNEDGSLTGNLPTQYGTVKPGDIKYKDQNGDNVVNDQDIVQIGRYAAPWSFGSDITWSYKAFTFFALLTAEIGGDGMLSGNYYRPQGDAKYSDVVEGRWTEATADTATFPRLSSTGNTNNFEKNSTYWMYSNDNFRIQRVQLTFDLPSQLVDKLKMKDINLFTSVSNLAEFSKNKDVRQLQLGFNPMFRYYSFGARMKF; this is encoded by the coding sequence ATGATACAATTGAATATACTTACAAAACTTCTGCTCGGTGGATGCCTCTGTATGCTGTGCTGTCTATCGGTAACGGCACAAACTATAGATTCGACCAGTACGGTGGTTTTAGAGAACCAACCGGATGAGTTAGAGTCTAATTTGCAAGAAGAAGTACACTTAGGGTTCCAAACAACTACAAAACATGATATTATCGGTTCTTCCTCAACTGTTAAACCTGGTGATTTTCTAAAATTTGATACTACCCAATGGGTGCGTGATGCCTTAGGTGGTAGATTAACCGGATTAAGAGGAGGCAGCAGTATTCGCGGGCTGGGGGAAGCTTTAATAGTAGTAGATGGTATTCCTGGCCGTAGTATAGACCTTTTAAATATGGAAGAGATTGAGGAAATTACTATTTTAAAAGATGCTAACGTTTCCGCTCTCTATGGTGCAATGGCGCGTAATGGTGTTATAGTGGTAACGACCAAACGTGGTTCTACTGAAACACAATTTAATATTAGTGCCAGTACCGGGGTAAGATTACCTATTAGTATGCCCAATTATTTGAACTCGGCAGACTACATGGAGTATTTCAATGAAGCACGTGCCAATGATGGTTTAGGTGAAATATATAGTACTGAACAAATACAAAACCACAGAAGTGGTATCAACCCATACAGGTATCCAAATGTGGATTTTTATAATGACGGAAACTTTAATCCTCTTACACCATATTCAAATGTAACAGCGGATTTTTCGGGGGGTTCTGACAATACCAAATTTTATATTAACCTAGGTTTTAAATCTGATGGTAGTTTTCAATCGGTAAGCGAAGAAAATGATAAAGGGGCCAAACGGTTCAATGTTCGTGGTAATATAGATTTTAAAGTAAATGATTGGATTAAAAGTAGCTTAGATGTAGTTGCTATAATCGATAAGAAGAAAAGCTCACGTAGTAGTATTTATACTTTGGGTAGTATTATCAGACCTAATTTATATTCGCCATTATTACCTATTAGTGAGATAGATTATTCAGAAAATCCTGAGTTACGAGGTGTGGTTGATGCGGCCAATCAATATGACGGATTTCTTTTGGGAGGAACTCAGGTTTATAACGGAGGTGCCATCGCAGAAATTTACGCGGGCGGTTACCAAACGAACATGACACGTATGAGCCAAGTAAACAATGCTATAGATTTTGATTTAAGTGCAATCACTGAAGGGTTGTCGGCAAAAAGCTATGTGAGTTTTGATTTCTATAATGTGTACAATCTAAGTGTTCAGAATGAATATGCAGTTTATGAGCCTACCTGGAACGATGATAACAAAATCATCGATTTGGTCAATGTAAGAGATAACGATCTTAAAGACCAAGTGGAAAACGTGAATACAGATGTCTTTGCAATCAGGTACGGTTTTTATGGTTTGCTCAATTACGAAAAACAGTTAAATGAGGATCATGCCATAGATGCATCGCTAATCGGTTTTGCAAATAATACGTATGTGCGTGATGAGAAACAATCGGCTAAAAATAGTCATGTGGCTTTAAGCTTGAATTATGATTATAAGAAAAAGATTTACGCAAATTTTAGTGGAGCATATGTAAACTCGGTGAAATTGGCTGACGGTAATAGAGCAAAGCTTGCGCCTACAGTGGGTCTAGCCTATGTACTAACGGAAGAACCTTCTTTAAAAGACTCGTCTTGGTTGAATTATTTTAAATTGAGAACATCCATGGGTGTAGTGTACTCTGATTTAGGTATTCAAGACTATTTTCTTTATGATGCTATTTATCAGCAAGATGGTGGAGGCTACAGCTGGGGAGATACTAATGGTGCAGGGTACAACAATGCTTCTACAAAAATTTTACGGGGTCAAAATCCAAATTTAGACTTTGAAAAAAGAACCGACTATACTTTAGGTTTTGAGGCGTTGCTGTTCAATAAGATGTGGTTAGAGGGCAATGTTTTTCAATCTATTATAGGGGAGCAGGTGATAAGGGCTTCTACTTTGTATCCTGATTATTATAACTCGTTTAGACCCTACAGTAACTTTAATAAAGACCAGTACTCAGGTTTTGAAGTAGGGATGAATTATCGTACAAAAACAGAGAATTCTACTTTTGATATTGGAGCAAGGGCCTTATATACTACTTCAAAAAGAACTATAGTTGATGAGGTTTATGAAGATGAGTATCAGAATAGAAAAGGCACCCCTGTAGATGCCATTTGGGGGCTTGAATCCTTAGGCTTGTTCGGTGTTGATGAATTTAATGAAGACGGGAGTTTAACGGGAAATCTGCCCACACAATACGGAACGGTCAAACCCGGTGATATTAAATATAAAGACCAAAATGGGGATAATGTGGTCAATGATCAAGATATAGTCCAAATTGGGCGTTATGCAGCACCATGGAGCTTTGGGTCGGATATTACGTGGTCCTATAAAGCCTTTACCTTCTTTGCACTTTTAACTGCGGAAATTGGTGGTGACGGTATGTTGTCAGGAAATTATTATAGGCCACAGGGCGATGCAAAATATTCAGATGTAGTTGAAGGTAGATGGACGGAAGCAACTGCCGATACGGCAACCTTTCCTAGACTTTCTTCTACCGGAAACACCAACAATTTTGAAAAAAATTCTACCTATTGGATGTATAGCAACGATAATTTTAGAATACAGAGAGTTCAGTTAACTTTCGATCTACCTTCTCAATTGGTAGATAAATTGAAGATGAAGGATATTAATTTGTTTACTTCGGTCTCAAATCTTGCGGAGTTTTCTAAGAATAAGGATGTAAGACAATTGCAGCTCGGTTTTAATCCAATGTTCCGTTATTATTCCTTTGGGGCAAGAATGAAATTTTAA
- a CDS encoding RagB/SusD family nutrient uptake outer membrane protein, giving the protein MRKIFKLIFGICFLGIFASCEDYLDKSIETELTEEEVFKNFDSAQGFVEEMYAMIVDYSTAAHWQHFHCYAEDAVGIDTWQFDYAIDEGRYWEWQRSGPGSMFDGNTNTSAELPFDRAKLWPSSWAGLRKSNIVIADADSLMTDATQIEKDVVLGQAHFFRAFFHHEIMKFWGSIPYIDRVLDDDWKIERPADWSETALKIDEDFQKAVDLLPVDWDDPDFEPGLKSRGENMFRLTKGAALSLKAKNLLYAASPLMQNSASTYDYDTELAKRAADTFAEVLKMSRYSLTPWDEYESVFYSTQGRYPYSSEYIFSQAGSVGWFQNFLSTNWQLGAIGQNNLASFPTHNYIQDNFGMSDGLSIEDSPLYDPANPWENRDPRLYKWLVIDGDQMVENLGAATGENEVHRYAQFYKDGAHRYPNKGNGSRTGYVAKKWFPVGFNNFDNQGVFAWRLHVRLTDVYLMYAEAALVAYGINGKPADFDLSALDAINKIRERAVPDGSLNVKPEYLTSDTAFMDEIRRERAVELSYESHRWMDIRRWKLGTQEKYKLKTEIIFDRNAEGKPINFVERVLRTKVFEDKHYWLPFPKNDTEIYEGFPQNPGW; this is encoded by the coding sequence ATGCGTAAGATATTCAAACTGATATTTGGAATATGTTTTCTGGGAATATTCGCCTCTTGTGAAGATTACCTAGATAAATCCATAGAGACAGAGCTAACGGAAGAGGAAGTGTTTAAAAATTTTGATAGCGCTCAAGGTTTCGTGGAAGAAATGTATGCCATGATCGTAGATTACAGCACGGCGGCACACTGGCAACATTTTCACTGTTATGCAGAAGATGCAGTTGGTATTGATACATGGCAATTTGACTATGCCATAGACGAAGGACGGTACTGGGAATGGCAAAGAAGCGGTCCGGGAAGCATGTTTGACGGAAATACCAATACAAGTGCGGAATTACCTTTTGATAGGGCCAAGTTATGGCCAAGTAGTTGGGCCGGTCTTAGAAAATCAAATATTGTTATTGCCGATGCAGATAGTTTAATGACTGATGCCACGCAAATAGAGAAGGATGTGGTTTTAGGACAGGCTCACTTTTTTAGAGCGTTCTTTCATCATGAAATCATGAAGTTCTGGGGAAGCATTCCATACATTGATCGTGTGTTGGATGATGATTGGAAGATAGAAAGACCGGCAGATTGGTCGGAAACGGCACTAAAAATAGATGAAGATTTTCAAAAGGCCGTTGATTTACTTCCTGTTGATTGGGATGACCCAGACTTTGAGCCAGGCTTAAAATCAAGGGGAGAGAATATGTTCAGGCTCACTAAGGGTGCAGCGTTGTCTTTAAAAGCAAAGAATCTGTTATATGCGGCAAGTCCTTTAATGCAAAATAGCGCTAGTACGTATGATTATGATACAGAGTTGGCAAAACGCGCGGCGGATACGTTTGCCGAGGTATTAAAAATGTCTAGATATAGTCTAACGCCTTGGGATGAATATGAGAGTGTTTTCTATTCTACTCAAGGTAGATACCCATATTCCTCAGAATATATTTTTAGTCAAGCAGGGTCTGTGGGCTGGTTCCAAAATTTCCTGTCCACTAACTGGCAACTTGGGGCTATTGGTCAGAACAACCTAGCTTCATTCCCAACACACAATTACATTCAGGACAATTTTGGTATGAGTGACGGTTTGTCTATTGAGGATAGTCCGCTTTATGACCCTGCGAACCCTTGGGAGAATAGAGACCCTAGACTTTATAAATGGCTTGTTATAGATGGTGACCAAATGGTAGAAAATCTAGGTGCAGCTACAGGTGAAAATGAGGTACATCGGTACGCTCAATTCTATAAGGATGGTGCTCACCGTTACCCGAATAAAGGAAATGGCTCAAGAACGGGTTATGTAGCCAAAAAATGGTTCCCGGTTGGCTTCAACAATTTTGACAATCAAGGGGTTTTCGCATGGCGATTGCATGTACGGTTAACCGATGTATATCTCATGTATGCCGAGGCTGCTCTAGTTGCTTACGGAATTAATGGAAAACCGGCAGATTTTGATTTATCGGCGTTAGACGCTATTAATAAAATTAGGGAAAGAGCCGTACCGGACGGTAGTTTAAATGTAAAACCTGAATATCTAACAAGTGATACTGCATTTATGGACGAAATACGTCGCGAGCGTGCTGTAGAATTGTCGTATGAATCGCACCGTTGGATGGATATTAGAAGATGGAAGCTGGGTACTCAAGAAAAATATAAGCTTAAAACAGAGATAATTTTTGACCGTAATGCAGAAGGCAAACCTATAAATTTTGTCGAAAGGGTTCTAAGGACCAAAGTCTTTGAAGACAAGCACTATTGGCTGCCTTTCCCTAAAAATGATACTGAAATATATGAAGGTTTCCCACAAAACCCAGGTTGGTAA